The Geotalea uraniireducens Rf4 genome window below encodes:
- a CDS encoding STAS domain-containing protein, translating to MSESATERMSIKLCGNWSITGVTDQLKFLKIQLQSLSFSNAADTRASSCPMENDPEIDMKDVDQIDLSGCQLLAIWLRHVKLLGLSPVLINVPEEFRQNIHFLGFGSEYDCILDDAKVHS from the coding sequence ATGTCGGAATCAGCAACCGAGAGAATGTCCATCAAGCTCTGCGGCAACTGGTCGATCACGGGGGTAACGGACCAGTTGAAGTTTTTGAAGATTCAATTGCAATCGCTGTCTTTCTCAAATGCTGCCGATACTCGCGCTTCCTCATGTCCAATGGAAAACGACCCTGAAATCGATATGAAGGATGTTGATCAGATCGACCTGAGCGGCTGTCAACTGCTTGCTATCTGGTTGCGCCATGTAAAATTGCTCGGTTTAAGTCCGGTGTTGATCAATGTCCCGGAAGAGTTCAGGCAGAACATCCATTTTCTCGGTTTCGGCAGCGAGTATGATTGCATTCTCGATGATGCGAAGGTGCATTCATGA
- a CDS encoding sigma-54-dependent transcriptional regulator: MKNKAGIPFTILLVDDEEEILFSTGITLRSAGFSNVSTVNDSRQVMQFLNKQEVAVIVLDLNMPFISGYELLKEIAVSFPQIPVIVMTAANEIEMAVACMKAGAFDYYVKPVEKDRLVSSVRKAAEMHSLRSEVSSLKQHLLTDRLEHEDAFAAIITRSSKMRGIFHYLEAVAGTGQPVLICGETGVGKELVARAVHELSGRKGAFIAVNVAGLDDLMFSDTLFGHKKGAYTGADQKRDGLLLQAGDGTLFLDEIGDINEASQIKLLRLLQEQEYYRLGSDLPMKSGARLVFATNCDLQQMITEHSFRKDLYYRLRAHQVQIPPLRERPEDIPLLLDHFLETAAIALNKKKPTPPPELAHYLAAYDFPGNIREFQSMVFDAVTRHQKGMLSMDCFMPMIAMKQSIGNKHPSSGAAVLSSPVDVFHVKQGNFPTLKDAEVFLIDQALQLANGNQGIAASYLGITRQALNKRLSRKCDDEQP, translated from the coding sequence ATGAAAAACAAAGCCGGGATTCCCTTTACCATTCTTCTTGTGGATGACGAAGAAGAAATATTGTTCAGTACCGGCATAACGTTGCGCAGTGCCGGTTTCAGCAATGTTTCGACTGTAAACGACAGCCGGCAGGTTATGCAGTTTTTGAACAAACAGGAAGTTGCCGTTATTGTCCTCGATCTGAATATGCCGTTTATTTCCGGGTACGAACTGCTGAAGGAAATTGCCGTCTCGTTCCCGCAGATACCGGTCATTGTCATGACGGCGGCAAACGAAATCGAGATGGCTGTGGCGTGTATGAAAGCGGGAGCCTTCGATTATTATGTCAAGCCGGTGGAGAAGGACAGGTTGGTGTCGAGCGTAAGAAAAGCTGCGGAAATGCACTCGTTGCGCAGCGAGGTTTCATCCCTCAAACAGCATCTCCTTACCGACCGACTGGAACATGAAGACGCTTTTGCAGCAATAATTACCCGGAGCAGTAAGATGAGGGGCATATTTCATTATCTGGAAGCCGTTGCCGGGACTGGCCAGCCCGTTTTGATCTGCGGCGAAACCGGCGTGGGAAAAGAGCTTGTCGCCAGGGCTGTGCATGAGTTAAGCGGCCGGAAAGGCGCCTTTATTGCTGTGAATGTGGCTGGTCTCGATGATCTGATGTTTTCCGATACACTTTTCGGCCACAAAAAAGGGGCATATACAGGGGCCGACCAGAAACGTGATGGTTTGCTGCTGCAAGCCGGCGACGGAACCTTGTTCCTCGATGAGATCGGCGATATAAACGAGGCTTCGCAGATTAAGCTTTTGAGGCTTTTACAGGAACAAGAGTATTATCGGCTGGGCTCCGATCTTCCGATGAAAAGCGGCGCCCGCCTGGTTTTTGCCACTAACTGCGACCTGCAGCAGATGATAACGGAGCATTCGTTCAGAAAAGACCTCTATTATCGTCTCAGAGCCCACCAGGTGCAAATCCCGCCACTGCGAGAGCGTCCTGAAGATATCCCGCTTCTTCTCGATCACTTCCTGGAAACCGCGGCAATCGCTTTGAACAAGAAAAAACCGACCCCTCCACCAGAACTGGCGCACTATCTGGCAGCTTATGATTTTCCCGGTAATATCCGCGAGTTTCAGTCGATGGTCTTTGATGCCGTAACCAGGCATCAGAAGGGGATGTTGTCAATGGATTGCTTCATGCCGATGATCGCCATGAAGCAATCCATCGGCAACAAACACCCGTCCAGTGGCGCAGCTGTCTTGTCATCTCCTGTGGATGTTTTTCATGTTAAACAGGGGAACTTCCCCACATTGAAAGATGCAGAGGTATTTCTCATTGACCAGGCTTTGCAGCTCGCCAACGGCAATCAGGGGATAGCCGCGTCCTATCTCGGCATAACCCGCCAGGCTCTCAATAAGCGGCTCAGCAGGAAATGCGACGATGAGCAACCATAA
- a CDS encoding sensor histidine kinase yields MKTKITERKQMEEKLRESEERFHQIFEQNEDAIVLFKRETFELIDANPAAEALYGYSRDDLQRLGPWSFIEPGDYQLFVQAVPRQESVKNFIIDRLTCIRKDGAKFTVALRGKIIRLRDVEVVYCSNRDITEKLRMEEAMRTSHARLIHANKMTSLGMLVSGIAHEINNPNNFISFNSALLAEAWNDATPILSEYYQEHGEFTLGGLPFSEMLEAAPKLFLGLSEGSRRINAIVNNLKDFAREDTNSVHGSIDINRLIQDAFSILSHHIHKFTDNFKLSLAEKLPPAKGNAQQIEQVIINLIMNSLQALPDKSAGVRVGTAFEDGSGCLIITVRDEGKGMNKKVLERAIEPFFTTRLEQGGTGLGLSISASILKEHNGSLEFESAPGRGTTATVKLPLAL; encoded by the coding sequence TTGAAAACCAAAATCACCGAGCGTAAGCAGATGGAGGAAAAGCTGCGGGAAAGTGAAGAACGATTTCACCAGATATTTGAACAGAACGAAGACGCAATTGTTCTGTTTAAGCGCGAAACATTTGAACTTATCGATGCAAACCCGGCTGCGGAGGCACTTTACGGTTATTCGCGCGACGATCTTCAGCGTCTGGGACCGTGGTCTTTTATCGAACCGGGCGACTATCAACTGTTTGTACAGGCTGTTCCCCGTCAGGAAAGCGTTAAAAACTTTATTATCGACAGGTTGACATGCATCAGGAAAGATGGCGCCAAGTTTACCGTTGCGTTGCGGGGAAAGATTATCAGGTTACGGGATGTCGAGGTGGTATATTGCTCCAATCGTGATATAACCGAAAAGCTTCGCATGGAAGAAGCGATGAGAACTTCCCATGCCCGGCTTATTCATGCCAACAAGATGACTTCCCTCGGCATGTTGGTTTCCGGCATTGCCCACGAGATAAATAATCCTAACAACTTCATTTCATTTAATTCTGCACTGCTTGCCGAGGCCTGGAATGATGCAACTCCCATATTGTCGGAATACTATCAAGAGCATGGCGAATTTACGCTGGGGGGGCTGCCGTTTTCGGAAATGCTCGAGGCTGCGCCAAAGCTGTTTTTGGGTCTCAGCGAAGGTTCGCGGCGGATCAACGCCATTGTCAACAACCTGAAGGATTTCGCCCGCGAAGATACCAACAGTGTACACGGCAGTATCGATATCAACAGGCTCATTCAGGATGCATTTTCGATTCTCAGTCATCACATCCATAAGTTTACCGATAATTTCAAGCTCTCTCTGGCGGAAAAGCTCCCGCCCGCCAAGGGTAATGCTCAGCAGATAGAGCAGGTAATCATCAACCTGATCATGAATTCACTTCAGGCCCTCCCAGATAAATCAGCCGGCGTCCGGGTCGGGACGGCATTCGAAGACGGCTCGGGATGCCTGATTATTACAGTCCGGGACGAAGGCAAGGGAATGAATAAAAAAGTGCTGGAGCGCGCCATCGAACCGTTTTTTACCACCAGGCTTGAGCAGGGGGGAACCGGTCTGGGCCTCTCCATCTCTGCCTCGATCCTCAAGGAACACAATGGCTCACTGGAGTTCGAGTCAGCTCCGGGGAGAGGAACTACCGCCACGGTTAAACTGCCTCTGGCACTATAA
- a CDS encoding peptidase MA family metallohydrolase, with translation MQKTHYISLSALLILFLTLLTSLPVCANDPFVHNDYALELFNRGEYEKALEQLQKAYSFFPYDETLRKNLAVTYMYVGKREMEANRYMEAADYFDHARELAPDNVVYGTMRGIALYLAKNYDAAKYEFERVRGISGDTVDILYYLGRVYYDTGELTAAIECWDKALALDPNNKAVREIVEKVRREAAVESRMGKEHSSKFEISYDAEVTSSLAGGILDILESAYNRVGSDLDYFPTARVPVILYTKKDYRNVTESPDWSGGLYDGKIRLPIGGATELTPQLRAILFHEYAHVVIHELTKGNVPTWLNEGLAEYEGRRELNPPMAELGKAAKHRGYLTFPALEGSFGAFNNRQAALAYQQSYSMVNYMIGAYGWYNVREILVNLGKGMPVDAAIKKALNGFSLDYPGVVVEWQAYMQKEFGK, from the coding sequence ATGCAGAAAACACATTATATCTCCCTCTCTGCGCTCCTTATATTGTTCCTCACCCTGCTAACTTCGCTGCCGGTCTGTGCCAATGATCCCTTTGTTCACAATGATTATGCCCTGGAGCTTTTCAACCGGGGCGAATACGAAAAAGCCCTGGAGCAGTTGCAAAAAGCGTACAGCTTTTTCCCCTATGACGAAACCCTGCGGAAAAATCTGGCTGTGACCTATATGTATGTCGGCAAGCGGGAGATGGAAGCGAACCGTTACATGGAGGCTGCGGACTATTTTGATCATGCCCGAGAATTGGCTCCTGACAACGTTGTCTATGGCACGATGCGTGGTATTGCCCTCTATCTGGCGAAAAACTATGACGCTGCAAAGTATGAATTTGAGCGGGTTCGTGGGATCAGCGGCGATACCGTCGACATCCTCTATTACCTGGGACGGGTTTACTATGATACCGGTGAGCTTACCGCTGCGATTGAATGCTGGGACAAGGCATTGGCTTTGGATCCGAACAACAAGGCGGTGCGTGAAATAGTGGAGAAAGTCCGCAGGGAAGCGGCGGTCGAGTCCCGGATGGGCAAGGAGCACAGTTCGAAGTTTGAAATTTCCTATGATGCCGAGGTTACTTCCAGCCTGGCCGGCGGGATACTCGACATACTGGAAAGCGCTTATAATCGGGTTGGATCGGATCTTGATTATTTCCCTACGGCACGCGTTCCCGTGATTCTCTATACCAAAAAGGATTACCGGAACGTGACCGAAAGTCCCGACTGGTCAGGCGGACTTTATGACGGTAAAATCCGCTTGCCCATCGGCGGTGCGACTGAGCTCACTCCGCAACTGAGGGCCATTCTCTTTCATGAATATGCCCACGTGGTCATCCATGAGCTGACCAAGGGGAATGTTCCAACCTGGCTTAATGAAGGATTGGCCGAATATGAGGGGCGCAGGGAATTGAATCCTCCCATGGCCGAGCTCGGGAAAGCGGCAAAGCATCGAGGTTATCTCACTTTTCCTGCCCTGGAGGGGTCATTTGGCGCCTTTAACAACAGGCAGGCTGCACTGGCCTATCAGCAGAGTTACTCGATGGTGAATTACATGATCGGCGCCTATGGCTGGTACAACGTGAGGGAGATACTGGTAAACCTCGGCAAGGGAATGCCTGTTGATGCTGCCATCAAAAAAGCGCTGAACGGTTTCAGCCTCGACTACCCGGGTGTGGTGGTTGAATGGCAGGCTTATATGCAAAAAGAGTTTGGAAAATAG
- a CDS encoding J domain-containing protein, whose amino-acid sequence MTFQELQNALKIFGFTGRVTLREIKKRHRKLVKTCHPDTGEQNDPEQIRLVNAAYGILLEYAEDFRFSFTDEEFLAQNPEERIRLQFADDPLWGSN is encoded by the coding sequence ATGACTTTTCAGGAACTGCAAAACGCCTTGAAGATATTCGGATTCACCGGCCGGGTTACCCTACGGGAGATCAAAAAGAGACATCGAAAACTGGTGAAGACTTGTCATCCTGATACGGGAGAGCAAAACGATCCGGAGCAGATAAGGCTGGTAAATGCTGCTTACGGGATCCTCCTGGAGTATGCGGAGGATTTCAGGTTTTCATTCACGGACGAGGAATTCCTGGCGCAGAATCCTGAAGAGCGTATCCGCTTGCAGTTCGCCGATGATCCTCTGTGGGGCAGTAATTAA
- the dxs gene encoding 1-deoxy-D-xylulose-5-phosphate synthase, translating to MGNILNTIDGPEALKKLSLKELTILAGELRETIIATCATNGGHLAPSLGVVELTIALHRVFNSPKDKIVWDVGHQAYAHKLLTGRREAFKTLRTLGGISGFPKRAESPHDAFDVGHSSTSISAALGMALARDLKQEHNKVLAVIGDGSMTGGLAYEGLNHAGHLNKDLVVILNDNEMSISENVGALSSFLSRTITNEFVHKIKKDVEGFLENLDGLGRGVLQVAKRAEESLKGLFTPGMLFEAFGFEYVGPIDGHNVELLMETLENVKRFDDAVLIHVLTKKGKGYAPAEANPSLFHGVGPFDVATGKVLKGKGGAASYTYIFGEAMKKIAEDNDKVVAITAAMPDGTGLSGFAAKYPERFFDVGIAEQHGVTFAAGLASQGFKPVFAVYSSFLQRAYDQVFHDVCLQNLPVVFAIDRAGVVGSDGPTHHGVFDLSYLRHLPAMTLMAPKDENELQHMLQTAINHDGPAAVRYPRGNGYGVAIDQICKDIPIGKAELLRDGIDGAVLAVGTMVYPALEAAEALAGEGLNLAVINMRFIKPLDKEMILSMAEKTGRLFTIEENVLQGGFGTAVLELLEGEGLDNVAVTRFGFPDCFIEQGEQPELRARYGLDASGIAARIRAALH from the coding sequence ATGGGAAACATATTGAATACAATTGACGGGCCTGAGGCGTTGAAAAAGCTTTCGCTGAAGGAACTGACCATCCTTGCCGGAGAGTTGCGCGAAACCATTATCGCCACCTGCGCGACCAACGGCGGGCATCTCGCTCCAAGTCTCGGCGTGGTGGAACTGACCATTGCGCTGCACCGGGTCTTTAATTCACCCAAAGACAAGATCGTCTGGGATGTGGGGCACCAGGCCTATGCCCATAAGCTTTTGACCGGTCGCCGGGAGGCGTTTAAAACCCTGCGCACCCTGGGAGGGATCAGCGGATTTCCGAAGCGTGCAGAATCCCCCCACGACGCCTTTGACGTCGGGCATTCCTCCACCTCCATCTCCGCGGCGCTCGGCATGGCCCTGGCCCGTGACCTGAAGCAGGAGCACAACAAGGTCCTGGCCGTGATCGGCGACGGTTCCATGACCGGCGGTCTTGCCTATGAGGGATTGAACCATGCCGGGCACCTGAACAAGGACCTGGTGGTAATCCTCAACGACAATGAGATGTCCATATCGGAAAACGTGGGGGCGCTCTCCAGTTTCCTCTCCCGCACCATAACCAACGAATTCGTCCACAAGATCAAGAAGGATGTGGAGGGGTTCCTGGAAAACCTCGATGGGCTCGGACGCGGCGTGCTCCAGGTCGCCAAGCGCGCTGAGGAGTCTCTCAAGGGTCTTTTCACGCCGGGCATGCTCTTCGAGGCCTTCGGCTTCGAGTACGTTGGTCCCATCGACGGTCACAATGTCGAGCTTTTGATGGAAACTCTGGAAAACGTCAAGCGTTTTGACGATGCGGTGCTGATCCATGTCCTGACCAAGAAGGGAAAAGGGTATGCGCCTGCCGAGGCGAACCCGTCGCTGTTTCACGGGGTAGGCCCCTTTGACGTGGCAACCGGCAAGGTGCTGAAAGGAAAGGGCGGGGCTGCCTCATACACCTATATATTTGGCGAGGCGATGAAAAAGATCGCTGAAGACAACGACAAGGTTGTCGCCATAACAGCAGCCATGCCGGACGGTACAGGACTGTCCGGTTTCGCCGCCAAGTATCCTGAACGTTTCTTTGACGTGGGGATTGCCGAACAACACGGCGTCACGTTTGCTGCCGGCCTTGCCAGCCAAGGATTCAAGCCGGTCTTCGCCGTGTATTCTTCCTTCTTGCAGCGGGCCTACGACCAGGTTTTCCACGACGTCTGCCTGCAGAATCTCCCGGTGGTGTTTGCCATCGACCGGGCCGGGGTTGTGGGTAGCGATGGCCCGACCCATCACGGCGTGTTCGACCTGTCGTACCTCCGTCATCTCCCTGCCATGACCCTGATGGCGCCCAAGGATGAGAATGAGTTGCAGCACATGCTCCAAACCGCGATCAACCATGACGGCCCGGCAGCTGTCCGCTACCCGCGCGGCAACGGCTATGGCGTGGCCATTGACCAGATATGCAAGGATATCCCCATTGGTAAAGCGGAGCTTTTGCGCGATGGCATCGACGGCGCCGTCCTGGCGGTCGGTACGATGGTCTATCCCGCCCTTGAAGCCGCCGAAGCACTTGCCGGCGAAGGTCTAAACCTGGCGGTAATCAATATGCGCTTCATTAAGCCGCTTGACAAGGAGATGATCCTGTCCATGGCGGAGAAGACGGGAAGGCTCTTTACCATTGAGGAAAACGTCCTGCAAGGGGGCTTCGGCACGGCAGTGCTGGAGCTTTTGGAAGGGGAAGGTTTAGATAATGTTGCGGTGACGCGCTTTGGTTTTCCCGATTGCTTTATCGAACAGGGAGAGCAGCCGGAGTTGCGAGCCAGGTACGGCCTCGATGCTTCAGGGATCGCCGCACGTATCAGGGCGGCGCTACATTAG